In the Streptomyces sp. cg36 genome, one interval contains:
- a CDS encoding ABC transporter permease has product MDPGPAPRPGEPAPLAPRARLLPALAAVYRAQLSRARVARIPLLFVATFQSIGIMVLMRGVVDGGSEAQAVVAGSSVLVVAFVALNLLAQYFGQLRAGGGLDHYATLPVPPASVVLGAAAAYASFTVPGTLVTAVTGCLLFGLPLGHLWILAAVIPLAGAALAGLGAALGLLAPRQELATLLGQLGMSAALLLGVLPADRLPGPIAYARDLLPSTYGVEAFGKTFGGHPDWAVVGLDLGVCAAVGVLSLAVATWAYRRAAVSR; this is encoded by the coding sequence GTGGACCCCGGCCCCGCGCCCCGGCCCGGTGAGCCCGCGCCACTGGCGCCCCGGGCGCGGCTGCTGCCCGCCCTGGCGGCGGTCTACCGGGCCCAGCTGTCGCGGGCCCGGGTGGCCCGGATCCCGCTACTGTTCGTGGCGACCTTCCAGTCGATCGGGATCATGGTCCTGATGCGGGGCGTCGTGGACGGCGGCAGCGAGGCGCAGGCCGTGGTCGCCGGGTCCAGCGTGCTGGTGGTCGCCTTCGTCGCGCTGAACCTGCTGGCCCAGTACTTCGGGCAGCTGAGGGCGGGCGGCGGGCTCGACCACTACGCGACGCTGCCGGTGCCGCCCGCCTCCGTGGTGCTGGGCGCCGCCGCCGCGTACGCCTCGTTCACCGTGCCCGGCACGCTGGTGACGGCCGTCACCGGCTGTCTGCTGTTCGGGCTGCCGCTGGGGCACCTGTGGATCCTCGCGGCCGTCATCCCGCTGGCGGGCGCCGCCCTCGCCGGACTCGGCGCGGCCCTCGGACTGCTCGCCCCGCGCCAGGAACTGGCCACGCTGCTGGGGCAGTTGGGCATGTCGGCGGCGCTGCTGCTCGGCGTCCTGCCGGCCGACCGGCTGCCCGGCCCCATCGCGTACGCACGCGATCTGCTGCCCTCCACGTACGGGGTGGAGGCGTTCGGGAAGACCTTCGGCGGGCATCCCGACTGGGCCGTCGTCGGCCTCGACCTGGGAGTCTGCGCGGCCGTGGGGGTGCTCTCGCTGGCGGTCGCCACCTGGGCTTACCGCCGGGCGGCCGTCTCCCGGTGA
- a CDS encoding thioredoxin domain-containing protein: MSSRNSQANKAAARERLRLERERQAKKDKARRQVVVAASIVGVLAIAGGVGFAVMKANKPTEWDAAKDKTLVKPANTTGDDGTTVVIGKPTAKKTLEMYEDPRCPVCSVFEQQVGSTVKKDVDAGKYKIQFIGATFIDNGSPGTGSKNALSALGAALNVSPEAFMEYKAQLYSAKWHPAETTDKFKDDSYLIEVADTVPALKGNAKFQKDVQGGTFDKWALTMSKKFDDSGVTATPTLKMDGKKITGANSDNAPQDPASFTAAIDKALKG, from the coding sequence ATGAGTTCACGCAACAGCCAGGCCAACAAGGCTGCCGCCCGCGAGCGGCTGCGACTGGAGCGCGAGCGCCAGGCCAAGAAGGACAAGGCACGCCGCCAGGTGGTCGTCGCCGCCTCGATCGTCGGCGTCCTGGCGATAGCCGGCGGTGTCGGCTTCGCGGTCATGAAGGCCAACAAGCCCACCGAGTGGGACGCGGCCAAGGACAAGACGCTGGTCAAGCCCGCCAACACCACGGGCGACGACGGCACCACGGTCGTCATCGGCAAGCCGACGGCCAAGAAGACGCTGGAGATGTACGAGGACCCGCGCTGCCCCGTCTGCTCGGTCTTCGAGCAGCAGGTCGGCTCCACGGTGAAGAAGGACGTCGACGCCGGCAAGTACAAGATCCAGTTCATCGGCGCCACCTTCATCGACAACGGCAGCCCCGGCACCGGCTCCAAGAACGCGCTGAGCGCCCTGGGCGCCGCGCTGAACGTGAGCCCCGAGGCGTTCATGGAGTACAAGGCGCAGCTCTACTCGGCCAAGTGGCACCCGGCCGAGACGACCGACAAGTTCAAGGACGACAGCTACCTGATCGAGGTCGCCGACACCGTCCCGGCGCTCAAGGGCAACGCCAAGTTCCAGAAGGACGTGCAGGGCGGCACGTTCGACAAGTGGGCGCTCACCATGTCGAAGAAGTTCGACGACAGCGGTGTGACCGCCACGCCCACGCTCAAGATGGACGGCAAGAAGATCACCGGTGCCAACAGCGACAACGCGCCGCAGGACCCGGCCTCCTTCACCGCCGCCATCGACAAGGCGCTCAAGGGCTGA
- a CDS encoding DUF2567 domain-containing protein, which produces MTAPLTPPHQQPPNDDAWHDPKYSAAGTTGAADAAALRAELRGAVIAAVAVAATGILLGLLWLWLAPRVPLVADDKAVFLKDTEGEEAIGADGTFILLALGFGVVCAAVVFLLRRRGGIPLVVGLALGGLVGSWLAWRLGMWLGPTQDVVAAARAAGKGVTFDAPLKLNAKGALLAWPIAAMGTHLALTAMFAPRDPEPVEEWAAPEL; this is translated from the coding sequence GTGACCGCACCCCTGACGCCGCCTCACCAGCAGCCGCCCAACGACGACGCCTGGCACGACCCCAAGTACTCCGCCGCCGGTACGACCGGCGCCGCCGACGCCGCCGCGCTCCGCGCCGAGCTGCGGGGAGCGGTGATCGCGGCCGTCGCGGTCGCGGCGACGGGCATCCTGCTCGGGCTGCTGTGGCTGTGGCTGGCGCCCCGGGTGCCGCTCGTCGCCGACGACAAGGCGGTGTTCCTGAAGGACACCGAGGGCGAGGAGGCGATCGGGGCGGACGGAACGTTCATCCTGCTCGCGCTGGGGTTCGGTGTGGTGTGCGCGGCCGTCGTCTTCCTGCTGCGCAGGCGCGGCGGCATCCCGCTGGTCGTGGGGCTCGCCCTGGGCGGTCTCGTGGGCTCCTGGCTGGCCTGGCGGCTCGGGATGTGGCTGGGGCCGACGCAGGACGTGGTGGCGGCGGCGCGGGCGGCGGGCAAGGGGGTCACGTTCGACGCGCCCTTGAAGCTCAATGCCAAGGGGGCGTTGCTGGCGTGGCCCATCGCTGCGATGGGGACGCATCTGGCGCTCACCGCGATGTTCGCTCCGCGGGATCCTGAGCCGGTGGAGGAGTGGGCGGCGCCCGAGCTGTAG
- a CDS encoding LON peptidase substrate-binding domain-containing protein has product MTTARLPLFPLNSVLFPGLVLPLNVFEERYRAMMRDLLKSGPDSGSGSDDDEPRRFAVVAIRDGREVAPTGPGMPDPTTLPEKGPAAGFGPDPLQAFHQVGCIADAATIRERPDGSFEVLATGTTRVRLLSVDASGPYLTAELEELPEEPGDEAGALAEGVLRAFRAYQKRLAGARERSVTGSAELPDEPSVVSYLVAAAAVLDVPAKQRLLQAPDTATRLREELKLLRAETAVIRHLPSLPAVDLTRGPTSPN; this is encoded by the coding sequence GTGACCACCGCTCGCCTCCCCCTCTTTCCGCTCAACTCGGTGCTGTTCCCCGGCCTCGTCCTGCCGCTGAACGTCTTCGAGGAGCGCTATCGCGCCATGATGCGCGACCTGCTGAAGTCCGGCCCGGACTCCGGCTCGGGCTCCGACGACGACGAACCCCGCCGGTTCGCCGTGGTCGCGATCCGCGACGGCCGGGAGGTGGCGCCGACCGGGCCCGGGATGCCGGACCCGACCACCCTGCCCGAGAAGGGCCCGGCCGCCGGGTTCGGGCCCGACCCCCTCCAGGCGTTCCACCAGGTGGGCTGCATCGCGGACGCGGCGACCATCCGGGAGCGCCCGGACGGCAGCTTCGAGGTCCTGGCCACCGGCACGACCCGGGTCAGGCTGCTCTCGGTGGACGCGAGCGGCCCGTATCTGACGGCCGAGCTGGAGGAGCTGCCGGAGGAACCGGGCGACGAGGCCGGGGCGCTGGCGGAGGGCGTCCTGCGGGCGTTCCGCGCCTACCAGAAGCGGCTGGCCGGGGCCCGGGAGCGGTCGGTGACCGGCTCCGCCGAGCTGCCCGACGAGCCGTCGGTGGTCTCCTACCTGGTGGCGGCGGCGGCCGTGCTCGACGTACCGGCCAAGCAGCGGCTGCTGCAGGCGCCCGACACCGCGACCCGGCTGCGCGAGGAGCTGAAGCTGCTGCGGGCCGAGACGGCGGTGATCCGCCACCTCCCGTCGCTCCCGGCGGTGGACCTGACGCGCGGCCCCACCAGCCCCAACTGA
- a CDS encoding NYN domain-containing protein — MERVDRCVVLVDAGYLLGAAASLLAGEPARSRITVDHAALIQALRERAEADTEQPLLRIYWFDGAPDRVPQPEHRRLRVMSRVTVRLGALTRSDGRWAQKGVDAAMHAELTELARNRACSDVVLVTGDGDLLPGLMSAKEHGVAVHLWAVQAADGDYNQSEDLVAEADERRVLDRAWITQAVRVKDLSTLYTPAAAPRPEIAAILSAPLPESALAAASAERAAAEARPAGVRNGTAQPAAAVGNGTSVAPAPGPGVKGVPTPKDLAGLRGPGTAPAATSPHAPHATLRWSSDKGWVERPGSALGESPETASLPTLAQLTSAEQRWADREEDITTVGGDPYEVGQVFARRWMERLPEPTHVQKLSTMYPRIPHRIDGELLRYAARFGLLAHKDDQIDEHDRYAIRAGFWREIDVRAAAERAPAAE, encoded by the coding sequence GTGGAACGCGTGGACCGCTGCGTCGTCCTTGTGGATGCGGGTTACTTGCTGGGCGCGGCCGCGAGCCTTCTGGCCGGAGAGCCTGCCCGTTCACGGATCACCGTCGACCACGCCGCCCTGATCCAGGCGCTGCGCGAGCGGGCGGAGGCCGACACCGAGCAGCCGCTGCTGCGGATCTACTGGTTCGACGGCGCCCCCGACCGGGTGCCCCAGCCCGAACACCGCAGGCTGCGGGTGATGTCCCGGGTCACGGTCCGGCTCGGCGCACTGACCCGGAGCGACGGCCGCTGGGCCCAGAAGGGCGTCGACGCGGCGATGCACGCCGAGCTCACCGAGTTGGCCAGAAACCGCGCCTGCTCGGACGTGGTCCTGGTGACCGGGGACGGCGATCTGCTGCCCGGTCTGATGTCCGCCAAGGAGCACGGGGTCGCCGTCCACCTGTGGGCCGTGCAGGCCGCCGACGGCGACTACAACCAGTCCGAGGACCTGGTCGCCGAGGCGGACGAGCGCCGGGTGCTCGACCGCGCCTGGATCACCCAGGCCGTCCGGGTCAAGGACCTGAGCACCCTCTACACCCCGGCCGCCGCCCCCCGCCCCGAGATCGCCGCGATCCTCTCCGCCCCGCTGCCCGAGTCGGCCCTCGCCGCCGCCTCCGCCGAGCGGGCCGCCGCGGAGGCCCGGCCCGCGGGCGTACGGAACGGTACGGCGCAGCCCGCCGCGGCCGTCGGCAACGGCACCTCGGTCGCCCCCGCGCCGGGCCCCGGCGTCAAGGGCGTGCCGACCCCCAAGGACCTCGCGGGTCTGCGCGGGCCCGGGACGGCGCCCGCCGCCACCTCCCCGCACGCCCCGCACGCGACCCTGCGCTGGTCCTCCGACAAAGGGTGGGTCGAGCGGCCCGGCTCGGCGCTCGGCGAGTCCCCCGAGACCGCCTCGCTGCCCACGCTCGCCCAGCTGACCAGCGCCGAGCAGCGCTGGGCGGACCGCGAGGAGGACATCACCACGGTCGGCGGCGATCCGTACGAGGTGGGGCAGGTGTTCGCGCGCCGCTGGATGGAGCGGCTGCCGGAGCCGACGCACGTGCAGAAGCTGTCCACCATGTACCCGCGCATCCCGCACCGCATCGACGGCGAGCTGCTGCGGTACGCGGCCCGCTTCGGACTGCTCGCCCACAAGGACGACCAGATCGACGAGCACGACCGGTACGCGATCCGGGCGGGCTTCTGGCGCGAGATCGACGTCCGGGCGGCGGCGGAGCGGGCGCCGGCGGCGGAGTGA
- a CDS encoding ABC transporter ATP-binding protein — protein sequence MSTGTAAARAGTVCAVRGLTKTYPAARGRRGAAGTPEIRATDDVDLEVRRGEIFGLLGPNGAGKSTLVRQLTGLMRPDSGTVDVLGHDLVRHPERAARLIGYLGQESTALDELTVALAAETTGRLRGLSAKDARAERDAVLAELGLTPLAGRPLKKLSGGQRRLACFAATLVGDRPVLVLDEPTTGMDPVARRAVWAAVDRRRAERGATVLLVTHNVIEAETVLDRVAVLDRGRVIACDTPAGLKARVADEVRVELVWRESAPVHLPEVAALRESAQESGRRWVLRLGPDAARAAVAAVTGGPAFAALDDFTLATPSLEDVYLALGGRTEGLVKA from the coding sequence GTGAGTACCGGCACAGCAGCGGCGCGGGCCGGCACCGTTTGCGCGGTGCGGGGCCTCACCAAGACGTACCCCGCCGCCCGCGGACGGCGCGGCGCCGCCGGTACGCCCGAGATCAGGGCCACCGACGACGTCGACCTCGAAGTGCGGCGCGGCGAGATCTTCGGCCTGCTCGGCCCCAACGGGGCCGGCAAGTCCACCCTGGTGCGCCAGCTCACCGGACTGATGCGGCCGGACTCCGGCACCGTCGACGTCCTCGGCCACGACCTGGTGCGCCACCCCGAGCGGGCCGCCCGGCTCATCGGCTACCTCGGGCAGGAGTCCACCGCCCTCGACGAGCTGACCGTCGCGCTGGCCGCCGAGACCACCGGGCGGCTGCGCGGGCTCTCCGCCAAGGACGCCCGCGCCGAGCGCGACGCCGTACTGGCGGAGCTCGGCCTGACGCCGCTGGCCGGACGCCCGCTCAAGAAGCTCTCCGGCGGACAGCGCCGCCTCGCCTGCTTCGCCGCCACCCTCGTCGGCGACCGGCCCGTACTGGTCCTGGACGAGCCCACGACCGGCATGGACCCGGTGGCCCGGCGGGCCGTCTGGGCCGCCGTCGACCGGCGCCGGGCCGAGCGCGGCGCGACCGTCCTGCTGGTCACCCACAACGTCATCGAGGCCGAGACCGTCCTCGACCGGGTCGCCGTCCTCGACCGGGGCCGCGTCATCGCCTGCGACACCCCGGCCGGGCTCAAGGCGCGGGTCGCCGACGAGGTGCGGGTCGAGCTGGTGTGGCGCGAGAGCGCGCCGGTCCACCTGCCCGAGGTGGCGGCGCTGCGGGAGTCGGCGCAGGAGTCCGGGCGCCGCTGGGTGCTGAGGCTCGGCCCCGACGCGGCGCGGGCCGCCGTCGCCGCCGTCACCGGCGGCCCGGCCTTCGCCGCCCTCGACGACTTCACCCTGGCCACGCCGAGCCTGGAAGACGTCTACCTCGCCCTCGGCGGCCGCACGGAAGGTCTGGTGAAGGCGTGA
- the ybaK gene encoding Cys-tRNA(Pro) deacylase has product MAKKKASAGTPATVALTAAGTPFTVHAYEHDPAAASYGEEAAAALGVSPDRVFKTLVADVDGELTVAVVPVAGSLDLKALAAAVGGKRAAMADPAAAERATGYVLGGISPLGQRRRLRTVLDASASAHETVCVSAGRRGLEVELSPADLAALTGAVLSPVARAVR; this is encoded by the coding sequence ATGGCGAAGAAGAAAGCTTCCGCTGGGACCCCGGCGACGGTGGCGCTGACGGCGGCGGGCACCCCGTTCACGGTGCACGCGTACGAGCACGATCCCGCCGCGGCGTCGTACGGCGAGGAGGCCGCGGCGGCCCTCGGCGTCTCCCCCGACCGGGTCTTCAAGACCCTGGTGGCGGACGTGGACGGCGAACTGACCGTCGCCGTCGTGCCGGTGGCGGGCTCCCTCGACCTCAAGGCCCTGGCCGCGGCGGTGGGCGGCAAGCGGGCCGCGATGGCGGATCCGGCGGCGGCGGAGCGGGCCACCGGGTACGTGCTGGGCGGCATCTCCCCGCTCGGCCAGCGGCGCCGGCTGCGGACGGTCCTGGACGCGTCGGCGTCCGCGCACGAGACGGTCTGCGTCTCGGCGGGCCGCCGCGGCCTGGAGGTCGAACTCTCCCCCGCGGACCTGGCGGCCCTGACGGGCGCGGTGCTCTCCCCCGTGGCGCGGGCTGTCCGGTAA
- a CDS encoding DUF2252 domain-containing protein has protein sequence MSVPQHTAEERGEKILAVFGTAFGELLAADPAAFRVKFRKMAASAFAFYRGTACLFYADLEAESAGRGDGNIHSGPYLDERTGRVWIHGDLHAENFGTYMDANGRLIFNVNDFDEAYVGPFTWDLKRFAASLALIGHAKALSDDRITELVRIYAAAYRERIHALAAGAKGDEVPSFTLDTAEGPLLGALRSARARTRFSLLDSMTEIREYERRFTEGDGSIELDAATRYKVLAAFDGYLETLPDSSLLRPDSYRVKDVVGRRGIGIGSAGLPSYNILLEGHSDALENDVVIYMKQAQTPAVSRHVTDPAVRGYFRHEGHRTVISQRALQAAADPWLGWTELDGAGQLVAEVSPYAVDLDWSDLDDWEQIAAVVADLGRATATMHAAADDESDHSELVPFSTERAIDAAIAADEAGFGELLVEFAHAYGARARADHQIFVDLFRNGRIPGL, from the coding sequence ATGTCGGTCCCGCAGCACACCGCCGAAGAGCGCGGCGAGAAGATCCTGGCCGTCTTCGGCACCGCCTTCGGCGAGCTCCTGGCCGCCGACCCGGCCGCCTTCCGGGTCAAGTTCCGCAAGATGGCGGCGTCCGCGTTCGCCTTCTACCGGGGGACGGCGTGCCTGTTCTACGCCGACCTGGAGGCGGAGAGCGCGGGACGGGGCGACGGGAACATACACAGCGGGCCCTACCTGGACGAGCGGACCGGCCGGGTGTGGATCCACGGCGACCTGCACGCCGAGAACTTCGGCACGTACATGGACGCCAACGGCCGGCTGATCTTCAACGTGAACGACTTCGACGAGGCGTACGTGGGCCCCTTCACCTGGGACCTCAAGCGCTTCGCCGCCTCCCTGGCGCTGATCGGCCACGCCAAGGCGCTCAGCGACGACCGGATCACCGAGCTGGTGCGGATCTACGCCGCCGCCTACCGCGAGCGGATCCACGCGCTCGCCGCCGGCGCCAAGGGCGACGAGGTGCCCTCCTTCACCCTGGACACGGCCGAGGGGCCGCTGCTGGGCGCACTGCGCTCGGCACGCGCGCGTACGCGCTTCTCGCTGCTCGACTCGATGACCGAGATCCGCGAGTACGAGCGCCGCTTCACCGAGGGCGACGGCTCGATCGAGCTGGACGCGGCCACCCGCTACAAGGTGCTGGCCGCCTTCGACGGCTATCTGGAGACGCTGCCCGACTCCAGCCTGCTGCGCCCCGACTCCTACCGGGTCAAGGACGTCGTCGGGCGGCGCGGCATCGGGATCGGCTCGGCCGGCCTGCCCTCGTACAACATCCTCCTGGAGGGCCACAGCGACGCCCTGGAGAACGACGTCGTGATCTACATGAAGCAGGCGCAGACCCCGGCCGTCTCCCGCCACGTCACCGACCCGGCGGTGCGCGGCTACTTCCGGCACGAGGGCCACCGCACGGTGATCTCGCAGCGCGCCCTGCAGGCCGCCGCCGACCCGTGGCTGGGCTGGACCGAGCTGGACGGGGCGGGCCAGCTGGTCGCCGAGGTGTCGCCGTACGCGGTGGACCTGGACTGGTCGGACCTCGACGACTGGGAGCAGATCGCGGCGGTCGTCGCGGACCTGGGCCGCGCCACCGCGACCATGCACGCGGCGGCGGACGACGAGAGCGACCACTCGGAGCTGGTGCCGTTCTCCACCGAGCGGGCCATAGACGCGGCGATCGCGGCCGACGAGGCGGGCTTCGGCGAGCTCCTGGTGGAGTTCGCCCACGCGTACGGGGCGCGGGCCCGCGCCGACCACCAGATCTTCGTCGACCTGTTCCGTAACGGTCGGATTCCGGGTCTGTAG
- the dnaE gene encoding DNA polymerase III subunit alpha, which yields MSKPPFTHLHVHTQYSLLDGAARLKDMFDACNEMGMTHIAMSDHGNLHGAYDFFHTAKKAGVTPIIGIEAYVAPESRRNKRKIQWGQPHQKRDDVSGSGGYTHKTIWAANATGLHNLFRLSSDAYAEGWLTKWPRMDKETISQWSEGLIASTGCPSGELQTRLRLGQYEEARQAASDYQDIFGKDRYFLELMDHGIDIERRVRDDLLKIGKELGIPPLVTNDSHYTYAHEATAHDALLCIQTGKNLSDPDRFKFDGTGYYLKSTDEMYAIDASDAWQQGCANTALVAEQIDVSGMFEAKNLMPKFDIPEGYTEVTWFREETMKGMHRRFPGGIPDDRMKQVEYEMDTIISMGFPGYFLVVADFIMWAKNQGIAVGPGRGSAAGSIVAYAMGITDLDPIPHGLIFERFLNPERISMPDVDIDFDERRRVEVIRYVTEKYGADKVAMIGTYGKIKAKNAIKDSARVLGYPYAMGDRLTKAMPADVLGKGIDLNGITDPKHPRYSEAGEIRAMYENEPDVKKVIDTAKGVEGLVRQMGVHAAGVIMSSETITEHVPVWVRHTDGVTITQWDYPSCESLGLLKMDFLGLRNLTIMDDAVKMVKSNKGIDIDLLALPLDDPTTFDLLQRGDTLGVFQFDGGPMRSLLRLMKPDNFEDISAVSALYRPGPMGMNSHTNYALRKNKQQEITPIHPELEEPLEEVLAVTYGLIVYQEQVQKAAQIIAGYSLGEADILRRVMGKKKPEELAKNFVIFEAGAKKKGFSDEAIKALWDVLVPFAGYAFNKAHSAAYGLVSYWTAYLKANHPAEYMAALLTSVKDDKDKSAVYLNECRRMGIKVLPPNVNESESNFSAQGDDVILFGLTAVRNVGQNVVDSIIKCRKAKGKYTSFPDFLDKVEAVVCNKRTVESLIKAGAFDEMKHTRKGLTAQFEPMIDNVVQVKRKEAEGQFDLFGGMGDDDTSEPGFGLDVEFSDVEWEKAYLLAQEREMLGLYVSDHPLFGLEHVLSDKSDASIQQLTGGEHADGAVVTIGGIISGLQRKMTKQGNAWAIATVEDLAGSIECMFFPATYQLVSTQLVEDAVVFVKGRLDKREDIPRLVAMELMVPDLSSAGTNAPVVLTIPTVKVTPPMVSRLGEILGHHKGNTEVRIKLQGPRSTTVLRLDRHRVQPDPALFGDLKVLLGPSCLAG from the coding sequence GTGTCGAAGCCGCCGTTCACGCACCTTCACGTACACACCCAGTACTCGCTGCTGGACGGTGCCGCGCGGCTCAAGGACATGTTCGACGCGTGCAACGAGATGGGCATGACGCACATCGCGATGTCCGACCACGGCAACCTGCACGGGGCCTATGACTTCTTCCACACCGCGAAGAAGGCCGGGGTCACCCCGATCATCGGCATCGAGGCGTACGTGGCGCCCGAGTCCCGGCGCAACAAGCGCAAGATCCAGTGGGGCCAGCCGCACCAGAAGCGCGACGACGTGTCCGGTTCGGGCGGTTACACCCACAAGACGATCTGGGCGGCCAACGCCACGGGCCTGCACAACCTCTTCCGCCTCTCCTCCGACGCGTACGCGGAGGGCTGGCTGACGAAGTGGCCCCGGATGGACAAGGAGACCATCTCCCAGTGGTCGGAGGGCCTGATCGCCTCCACCGGCTGCCCCTCCGGCGAGCTCCAGACCCGGCTGCGCCTGGGGCAGTACGAGGAGGCCCGCCAGGCCGCCTCCGACTACCAGGACATCTTCGGCAAGGACCGGTACTTCCTGGAGCTGATGGACCACGGCATCGACATCGAGCGCCGGGTCCGCGACGACCTGTTGAAGATCGGCAAGGAGCTGGGCATCCCGCCGCTGGTCACCAACGACTCGCACTACACGTACGCGCACGAGGCGACCGCCCACGACGCGCTGCTGTGCATCCAGACCGGCAAGAACCTCTCGGACCCCGACCGCTTCAAGTTCGACGGCACCGGCTACTACCTGAAGTCGACCGACGAGATGTACGCGATCGACGCCTCGGACGCCTGGCAGCAGGGCTGCGCCAACACGGCCCTGGTCGCCGAGCAGATCGACGTCAGCGGCATGTTCGAGGCCAAGAACCTGATGCCGAAGTTCGACATCCCCGAGGGCTACACCGAGGTCACCTGGTTCCGCGAGGAGACCATGAAGGGGATGCACCGCCGCTTCCCCGGCGGGATCCCGGACGACCGCATGAAGCAGGTCGAGTACGAGATGGACACCATCATCTCGATGGGCTTCCCGGGCTACTTCCTCGTGGTCGCCGACTTCATCATGTGGGCCAAGAACCAGGGCATCGCGGTCGGCCCCGGCCGAGGCTCCGCGGCCGGCTCGATCGTGGCGTACGCGATGGGCATCACCGACCTCGACCCGATCCCGCACGGTCTGATCTTCGAGCGGTTCCTCAACCCCGAGCGCATCTCGATGCCCGATGTCGACATCGACTTCGACGAGCGCCGGCGCGTCGAGGTGATCAGGTACGTGACGGAGAAGTACGGCGCCGACAAGGTCGCCATGATCGGCACCTACGGCAAGATCAAGGCCAAGAACGCGATCAAGGACTCCGCCCGCGTCCTCGGCTACCCGTACGCGATGGGCGACCGCCTCACCAAGGCGATGCCCGCCGACGTCCTCGGCAAGGGCATCGACCTCAACGGCATCACCGACCCCAAGCACCCGCGCTACAGCGAGGCGGGCGAGATCCGGGCGATGTACGAGAACGAGCCGGACGTCAAGAAGGTCATCGACACCGCCAAGGGCGTCGAGGGCCTGGTCCGGCAGATGGGCGTGCACGCGGCCGGCGTGATCATGTCCAGCGAGACCATCACCGAGCACGTCCCCGTGTGGGTGAGGCACACCGACGGCGTGACCATCACCCAGTGGGACTACCCGAGCTGTGAGTCGCTCGGCCTGCTGAAGATGGACTTCCTGGGCCTGCGCAACCTGACGATCATGGACGACGCCGTCAAGATGGTGAAGTCCAACAAGGGGATCGACATCGATCTCCTGGCGCTGCCGCTGGACGACCCCACGACCTTCGACCTGCTCCAGCGCGGTGACACCCTCGGCGTCTTCCAGTTCGACGGCGGGCCCATGCGGTCCCTGCTGCGGCTGATGAAGCCCGACAACTTCGAAGACATCTCCGCCGTGTCCGCGCTCTACCGCCCGGGCCCGATGGGCATGAACTCGCACACGAACTACGCGCTGCGCAAGAACAAGCAGCAGGAGATCACCCCGATCCACCCCGAGCTGGAAGAGCCGCTCGAAGAGGTGCTCGCGGTCACCTACGGCCTGATCGTCTACCAGGAGCAGGTCCAGAAGGCCGCCCAGATCATCGCCGGGTACTCGCTGGGCGAGGCCGACATCCTGCGCCGCGTGATGGGCAAGAAGAAGCCCGAGGAGCTGGCCAAGAACTTCGTCATCTTCGAGGCCGGCGCCAAGAAGAAGGGCTTCAGCGACGAGGCCATCAAGGCGCTCTGGGACGTGCTGGTCCCGTTCGCCGGATACGCCTTCAACAAGGCGCACTCCGCCGCGTACGGCCTGGTGTCGTACTGGACCGCCTACCTCAAGGCCAACCACCCCGCCGAGTACATGGCGGCCCTGCTGACCTCGGTCAAGGACGACAAGGACAAGTCGGCGGTCTACCTGAACGAGTGCCGCCGCATGGGCATCAAGGTGCTCCCGCCCAACGTCAACGAGTCCGAGTCCAACTTCTCGGCGCAGGGCGACGACGTGATCCTGTTCGGCCTCACCGCCGTGCGCAACGTCGGCCAGAACGTGGTGGACTCGATCATCAAGTGCCGCAAGGCGAAGGGGAAGTACACCTCGTTCCCCGACTTCCTCGACAAGGTCGAGGCGGTCGTCTGCAACAAGCGGACCGTGGAATCGCTCATCAAGGCGGGCGCCTTCGACGAGATGAAGCACACCCGCAAGGGCCTCACCGCCCAGTTCGAGCCGATGATCGACAACGTGGTGCAGGTCAAGCGCAAGGAGGCCGAGGGCCAGTTCGACCTCTTCGGCGGGATGGGCGACGACGACACCAGCGAGCCGGGCTTCGGGCTGGACGTGGAGTTCTCCGACGTCGAGTGGGAGAAGGCGTACCTGCTGGCCCAGGAGCGCGAGATGCTCGGGCTCTACGTCTCGGACCACCCGCTCTTCGGTCTGGAGCACGTGCTCTCCGACAAGAGCGACGCCTCGATCCAGCAGCTCACCGGAGGTGAGCACGCGGACGGCGCGGTGGTGACCATCGGCGGCATCATCTCGGGCCTCCAGCGCAAGATGACCAAGCAGGGCAACGCCTGGGCGATCGCCACCGTCGAGGACCTGGCGGGCTCCATCGAGTGCATGTTCTTCCCGGCGACCTACCAGCTGGTCTCCACCCAGCTCGTCGAGGACGCGGTGGTCTTCGTCAAGGGCCGGCTCGACAAGCGCGAGGACATCCCGCGGCTGGTCGCGATGGAGCTGATGGTCCCGGACCTGTCGTCGGCGGGGACCAACGCCCCGGTGGTGCTCACCATCCCGACCGTCAAGGTGACCCCCCCGATGGTGAGCCGGCTGGGCGAGATTCTCGGCCACCACAAGGGCAACACCGAGGTGCGCATCAAACTCCAGGGGCCGCGTTCCACCACGGTGCTGCGGCTCGACCGGCACCGGGTCCAGCCGGACCCGGCGCTCTTCGGCGATCTGAAGGTGCTCCTCGGTCCGTCCTGTCTGGCCGGCTGA